A single region of the Vanessa atalanta chromosome Z, ilVanAtal1.2, whole genome shotgun sequence genome encodes:
- the LOC125076301 gene encoding uncharacterized protein LOC125076301 — protein sequence MSVEAFISNAVILLRKNFDQRKESIILCNSTNRELKRFEYVSEICQYKTKCFKCRALLQRIRDLIDNITVIHKNETLGICDYCKRSSSRNKCKRCEYYMQTFLKSIKLKQNIQQVTQTCDREKTDPHNKVEKSKTRKENQTLLPDSENELMLKMIKQRKDLKHKMRKKIQCEKTKEYPKIEFPTIVPLKKNNEISSSITRESDSILECESNKSSYVTEMVKGRTIVPFQKQKPEPVIKKIPLLFQIQHDFNLPTIDTNISLTSNDIPENALKTKDTKTKGKSIKNKSGIIRYQLSNREFIDKGWTQLPSIKVLRRTNVYNMVPSYSKFDWFKNHTNEKMLCYESSEKLAEIHEDGCGKWFYKNGNTALDYYSTSELNLGKRCIIYSSHEENLQNKKSLNVIASFDYLGNGVVYDNRGKVRLKYNQTEGFVIDKNIGPPSHWMWHTLNEPPVLFPVFCDTFVEKKPYSYLRNKKGNDEMIDIELENYRKEKAAKMQQAYKPFQIRIKVVKINDYFSLRIVNQSKIYIQFRCENICLKLNVGMFLKSKEIIDSDFAVVSEVSTSCDFSKNV from the exons ATGTCGGTCGAAGCATTTATATCGAACGCAGTAATATTG CTAAGAAAGAATTTCGATCAACGAAaagaaagtataattttatgtaattctaCGAATAGAGAACTTAAAAGATTTGAATATGTTTCAGAAATTT gtCAATATAAAaccaaatgttttaaatgtagagCACTATTACAACGTATTCGTGATCTTATAGATAACATAACAGTTATACATAAGAATGAAACTTTAGGTATATGTGATTATTGCAAGCGATCATCCTCGAGGAATAAATGTAAGAGATGTGAATATTATAtgcaaacatttttaa aatcaataaaattaaaacaaaacattcaacAAGTTACTCAAACATGTGATAGAGAAAAAACTGATCCTCATAATAAGGTAGAAAAATCTAAGACACGAAAAGAAAACCAAACACTATTGCCAGACTCAGAAAACGAATTAATGTTAAAGATGATAAAACAGAGAAAGGACTTAAAGcataaaatgagaaaaaaaatccaGTGTGAAAAAACTAAAGAATATCCAAAAATAGAATTTCCGACGATTGTCcccttaaagaaaaataatgaaatatcttCTAGTATAACAAGAGAATCAGATAGTATCTTAGAATGTGAAAGCAACAAATCAAGTTACGTCACTGAAATGGTTAAAGGAAGAACAATAGTTccatttcaaaaacaaaaacctGAAcctgtcattaaaaaaatacctttattgtTTCAAATCCAACATGATTTCAATTTACCGACGATAGATACTAATATATCGTTAACATCTAACGATATTCcagaaaatgctttaaaaaccAAAGATACTAAAACAAAAGGAAAATCAATAAAG aaTAAATCAGGTATCATCCGTTATCAGCTATCGAATCGTGAATTTATAGACAAGGGTTGGACTCAATTGCCATCAATTAAGGTATTAAGAAGG ACAAACGTTTATAACATGGTGCCTTCATATTCAAAATTTGATTGGTTTAAAAACCATACGAACGAGAAAATGTTATGCTACGAATCAAGTGAGAAACTAGCTGAGATACATGAAGACGGATGCGGGaaatggttttataaaaatggCAACACGGCATTAGATTATTATAGCACGTCAG aaTTGAATTTAGGCAAACGATGTATCATATACAGTTCACACGAAgaaaacttacaaaataaaaaatctctcAATGTTATAGCGTCTTTTGACTACCTTGGGAATGGAGTCGTATACGATAATAGGGGCAAAGtaag GTTAAAATACAATCAAACGGAAGGATTCGTGATCGATAAAAATATTGGCCCACCAAGTCATTGGATGTGGCACACGTTGAACGAACCGCCAGTTTTATTTCCAGTCTTTTGTGATacttttgttgaaaaaaaaccATACTCATATCtcagaaataaaaaaggaaacgaTGAAATGATCGATATTGAATTAGAGAATTATCGCAAGGAGAAAGCGGCTAAAATGCAGCAGGCGTATAAGCCCTTTCAAATACGAATAAAGGTTGTAAAGATCAACGATTATTTTTCGCTAAGAATTGTTAACCAATCTAAAATTTACATTCAGTTTCGATGTGAAAATATATGTCTTAAGCTTAATGTTGGAATGTTTTTGAAAAGTAAAGAAATCATAGACTCTGACTTCGCTGTGGTCTCCGAAGTATCGACATCTTGTGATTTctcaaaaaatgtttaa
- the LOC125075966 gene encoding band 7 protein AAEL010189 gives MVVAEPSPNDDADSESKTCGKILVVLSWILVIVTMPFSLFICFKVVQEYERAVIFRLGRLLSGGAKGPGIFFILPCIDSYARVDLRTRTYDVPPQEVLTKDSVTVSVDAVVYYRVHNATISIANVENAHHSTRLLAQTTLRNTMGTRPLHEILSERETISGNMQISLDEATEAWGIKVERVEIKDVRLPVQLQRAMAAEAEAAREARAKVIAAEGEQKASRALREASEVIGDSPAALQLRYLQTLNTISAEKNSTIVFPLPIDLLTYFLKAKEES, from the exons ATGGTTGTTGCCGAGCCGAGTC CGAATGATGATGCTGACTCCGAGTCAAAAACTTGCGGGAAAATCTTGGTGGTTTTGTCATGGATTCTGGTGATTGTTACGATGCCGTTTTCACTCTTCATTTGTTTCAAG GTCGTGCAAGAATACGAAAGAGCCGTAATCTTTCGCCTAGGAAGATTACTTTCCGGGGGGGCTAAAGGACCtg GTATTTTCTTCATACTACCTTGTATTGATTCGTACGCGCGTGTTGATCTCCGAACTCGTACTTACGACGTACCACCACAAGAG GTTCTCACTAAAGACTCTGTAACGGTGTCTGTGGATGCCGTCGTCTACTACCGCGTTCATAACGCCACTATTTCCATTGCCAACGTCGAAAACGCTCATCATTCCACGAGGCTGTTGGCTCAGACGACTCTCCGAAACACGATGGGCACACGACCACTTCACGAAATCCTGAGCGAACGAGAAACTATTTCAGGAAACATGCAAATCTCTCTCGACGAAGCGACCGAAGCTTGGGGTATTAAGGTGGAGCGAGTtgaaat CAAAGACGTCCGTTTGCCCGTTCAACTGCAACGTGCGATGGCGGCTGAGGCTGAGGCAGCGCGAGAGGCTCGTGCTAAAGTAATTGCGGCGGAGGGTGAGCAAAAGGCATCGAGGGCACTTCGCGAGGCTTCTGAGGTTATCGGGGATAGTCCAGCGGCTCTACAACTACGCTACCTACAG ACCCTGAATACAATATCCGCTGAAAAGAATTCGACTATCGTCTTCCCGCTGCCCATAGACCTTTTGACATATTTCCTAAAAGCAAAAGAAGAATCTTAA